A portion of the Candidatus Thermoplasmatota archaeon genome contains these proteins:
- the otsB gene encoding trehalose-phosphatase encodes MKYLFSAPQELNILLKKRNKFIMLDYDGTLTPIVEKPELAVLHKDMNIILKKLAAKYPIAIISGRSLKELKNLVKVDGIYYAGNHGFEISNDTEYIHPSAALTQPIIREVCSKLDRKLKRIKGVIVENKGLTASVHYRMVSEKYVESLKASLREFLKPYLERGKIRVTRGKKVFELRPNIDWDKGKAIEWLVKVTNKEAYLPLYIGDDRTDEDAFLVLREKGLGILVTLYKKESFAKYFVKNVAEVEKFLNFLL; translated from the coding sequence ATGAAATATCTTTTTAGCGCACCTCAAGAGCTCAATATTCTATTGAAAAAGCGAAACAAATTTATCATGCTCGATTACGATGGCACGCTTACACCAATAGTTGAAAAGCCGGAACTCGCTGTTTTACATAAGGATATGAACATTATTTTAAAAAAGTTAGCTGCTAAATATCCAATTGCGATAATAAGCGGAAGGTCTTTAAAAGAACTGAAAAATTTAGTTAAAGTAGACGGTATTTACTATGCAGGCAATCACGGCTTTGAGATAAGTAATGATACTGAGTACATTCACCCAAGTGCTGCCTTAACTCAACCAATAATCAGAGAAGTGTGCTCTAAGTTAGATAGAAAATTAAAAAGAATAAAAGGAGTAATTGTAGAAAATAAAGGTTTAACCGCAAGTGTTCACTATAGGATGGTTTCAGAAAAATATGTTGAGAGCTTAAAAGCAAGTTTAAGAGAATTCCTAAAGCCTTATCTTGAACGAGGGAAAATAAGAGTAACCAGAGGTAAGAAAGTATTCGAGTTGCGCCCTAATATTGATTGGGACAAAGGAAAAGCAATTGAGTGGCTCGTTAAAGTAACGAATAAAGAGGCTTATTTACCTTTATATATAGGCGATGATAGAACTGACGAGGACGCTTTTCTAGTACTGCGCGAAAAAGGGCTTGGGATTTTAGTCACTCTTTATAAAAAGGAATCATTCGCAAAATATTTTGTAAAAAATGTTGCTGAGGTGGAAAAATTTCTTAACTTCTTGCTTTAA
- a CDS encoding mechanosensitive ion channel family protein, which produces MKNVKLPQCYITNMFAEIANFLSQYSSYIMLTLALILFILVGYAVRWALDTYIVKFAKRTKTKIDDVVISAIRTPVVIVFILAGMGFVLQYIKLPPDVSGYIHPSLFVTVVFVIGYCIVKIVAGLIKYESIKYPGIKTTAPVIQRVLQLVIYLICLMIIFDKLGISITPLLTTLGIAGIAVAFALQETLSNFFAGFYIMADRPIRVGDYIRLENGEDGYVSDIGWRSTKIRTLPNNIIVIPNSKLANSTITNYYTPEKEMACLVQVGVSYNSDLEKVERVTIEVAKEVLSKTPGGNKEFQPFIRYHTFSDFSINFTVILRVNEFVDKYLVTHEFIKALHKRYKQEGIVIPFPIRTVYMKEEK; this is translated from the coding sequence ATGAAAAACGTTAAATTGCCTCAGTGTTATATCACAAATATGTTCGCAGAAATTGCAAATTTCCTGTCGCAATACTCAAGCTATATAATGCTGACACTTGCGCTCATACTTTTTATTCTCGTAGGCTACGCTGTTAGATGGGCTCTTGATACTTATATTGTAAAATTCGCTAAGCGCACTAAGACTAAGATTGATGACGTTGTGATAAGCGCCATAAGAACTCCAGTTGTAATAGTATTCATTCTTGCAGGAATGGGGTTTGTACTGCAATACATAAAATTACCTCCTGATGTTAGTGGCTATATTCACCCTTCTCTATTTGTCACTGTGGTTTTCGTAATAGGCTATTGCATCGTAAAAATCGTTGCTGGCTTGATTAAATACGAATCTATAAAATATCCAGGGATAAAAACTACAGCCCCGGTTATCCAAAGAGTGCTCCAGCTTGTAATATATCTTATATGCTTAATGATAATATTTGATAAGCTTGGCATTTCTATTACTCCTTTGCTTACTACATTGGGCATTGCGGGAATAGCAGTAGCCTTTGCCTTGCAGGAAACACTCTCTAATTTTTTCGCAGGTTTTTACATCATGGCAGACCGTCCTATAAGGGTTGGAGATTATATTAGACTTGAAAACGGAGAAGACGGTTACGTGAGTGATATAGGGTGGAGAAGTACAAAAATCAGAACTTTGCCGAATAACATTATAGTAATACCAAACTCGAAGCTTGCAAATTCAACAATTACAAATTATTACACACCTGAAAAAGAAATGGCTTGTCTTGTGCAGGTTGGCGTGAGCTATAATAGCGATTTAGAAAAGGTAGAAAGGGTAACTATTGAAGTTGCAAAAGAAGTACTATCGAAGACGCCTGGTGGGAATAAAGAGTTTCAGCCTTTTATCAGATACCATACGTTTTCCGATTTCAGTATAAATTTTACTGTAATCCTCCGCGTGAACGAGTTTGTAGATAAGTATCTTGTTACACATGAGTTTATAAAAGCGCTTCACAAGCGCTACAAGCAAGAAGGTATAGTAATACCGTTCCCGATAAGGACTGTGTATATGAAAGAAGAGAAGTGA
- the twy1 gene encoding 4-demethylwyosine synthase TYW1, with protein MDDEVRKIFQRQHYKIIGVHSGVKLCHWMRQKLFYGRVCYKEFFYGMQSHRCLQITPAISQCTQNCLYCWRYQGATEPYLHIYDEPELILEEGIKAQRLLLSGFKGDERCNLKLWREAQEPNHVAISLAGEPTLYPKLGALIALCNKKGMTSFLVTNGTVPESLEKLSPLPTQLYITISAPNKIIYKKLCNPIISNGWSKIKASLEILRSLDTRTVIRHTLVDGWNICNEEQYAKLDCLAEPDFIECKAYMFVGSSRQRMALANMPSHTKIKEFAEKLSSLTGYRIAMEKEDSRVVLLTKKSAKKPISLRS; from the coding sequence ATGGATGATGAGGTACGGAAAATATTTCAGAGGCAGCACTACAAAATTATCGGCGTGCATTCAGGAGTAAAATTATGTCATTGGATGCGCCAGAAATTATTCTACGGCAGGGTGTGCTACAAAGAATTTTTCTATGGTATGCAGTCGCACAGATGCCTGCAGATCACGCCTGCAATCAGCCAATGCACTCAAAACTGCCTCTACTGCTGGCGGTACCAAGGTGCTACAGAGCCATATCTCCACATATACGACGAGCCAGAACTGATTCTCGAAGAGGGCATAAAGGCGCAGCGCTTGCTCCTCTCTGGCTTCAAAGGCGATGAAAGATGCAATCTGAAATTATGGAGGGAAGCGCAAGAGCCGAACCATGTAGCAATATCTCTAGCTGGAGAACCTACACTTTATCCGAAGTTGGGGGCTTTGATAGCGCTATGCAATAAAAAAGGGATGACTTCATTTCTTGTAACTAATGGCACAGTGCCTGAATCGCTAGAAAAACTCTCTCCTTTACCAACGCAGCTTTATATTACAATTTCCGCTCCAAACAAGATTATTTACAAAAAGCTATGCAACCCAATAATTTCAAACGGCTGGTCTAAAATCAAAGCTTCACTTGAAATCCTGCGCTCTTTGGACACAAGAACTGTGATCCGACACACGTTAGTTGACGGTTGGAATATATGCAATGAAGAGCAGTATGCAAAACTCGACTGTTTAGCAGAGCCGGATTTCATAGAATGCAAGGCATACATGTTTGTCGGCTCATCAAGACAGAGAATGGCGCTTGCAAACATGCCGAGTCATACTAAGATAAAAGAATTTGCAGAAAAATTATCTTCTCTAACTGGGTATAGGATTGCAATGGAAAAGGAAGACAGTAGAGTAGTGCTGCTGACAAAAAAGAGTGCAAAAAAACCAATCTCTTTGCGAAGCTAA
- a CDS encoding M20 family metallopeptidase, with protein MTFITELKEEVIKEVDNLKQELFELSRFIHSNPELGLKEYKACKKIAEILKVHKFKVKIGIAGLPTAFRATRTCKGKGYTIAFLAEYDALPEVGHGCGHNIIASASTGAALALSKLMHKLNGKIVLLGTPGEEGKGGKVIMLKKGIFKNIDAALMIHPSDQTIVAREALAVRELKIEFYGRTAHSASEPELGINALDAVIQTFNSINALRQHVREDVRIHGIITKGGVAPNIVPDYASAQFLVRALDDKYVEEVLEKVKNCASAAAKATGAKLRITMGIGYKAKKVNKNFYELFRKNLLKLGIKTKAPPKHGGLGSSDIGDVSQVLPLIHPYLAITRKGTRGHSKEFAKAAISKRGYEACLLGAKALAMTAIDLLTTNAMEKVKGEFRRR; from the coding sequence ATGACTTTCATAACTGAGCTTAAAGAAGAGGTAATAAAAGAGGTAGACAACTTAAAACAAGAGCTTTTTGAGCTCAGCAGATTTATTCACTCAAATCCCGAACTTGGGTTAAAAGAATACAAAGCATGTAAAAAGATTGCAGAAATTTTGAAAGTACACAAATTTAAAGTAAAAATCGGAATTGCAGGCTTACCCACTGCTTTTAGAGCGACCCGTACTTGTAAAGGCAAAGGTTATACTATTGCGTTTCTTGCAGAATACGACGCTCTGCCAGAAGTAGGGCATGGCTGCGGGCATAATATTATAGCAAGCGCTAGCACAGGAGCTGCTCTCGCGCTGAGCAAACTCATGCACAAGCTTAATGGGAAAATAGTTTTGCTCGGCACGCCCGGCGAAGAAGGCAAAGGTGGTAAAGTGATAATGCTAAAAAAAGGAATTTTTAAAAATATAGATGCAGCTCTAATGATTCATCCTTCTGACCAAACAATTGTTGCCAGGGAAGCTTTGGCTGTGCGTGAATTAAAAATTGAATTTTATGGTAGAACAGCTCATTCTGCTAGCGAGCCTGAACTTGGTATAAATGCGCTTGACGCTGTAATTCAGACTTTTAACTCAATAAATGCGCTAAGGCAACATGTGCGCGAAGATGTGCGAATACATGGTATAATAACAAAAGGTGGTGTTGCGCCTAACATCGTGCCTGATTATGCTTCTGCCCAGTTCTTGGTAAGAGCTTTGGATGACAAATATGTGGAAGAGGTGCTTGAAAAAGTTAAAAACTGCGCTTCGGCTGCAGCTAAAGCCACAGGCGCAAAATTAAGAATAACTATGGGTATAGGGTACAAAGCTAAGAAAGTAAATAAAAATTTTTACGAGCTTTTTAGAAAAAATCTGTTAAAGCTTGGTATTAAAACTAAAGCTCCTCCCAAGCACGGAGGTCTTGGCTCATCTGATATAGGTGACGTGAGCCAAGTATTGCCATTAATACATCCTTATCTAGCAATTACAAGAAAAGGCACGAGAGGTCATTCTAAAGAATTTGCAAAAGCCGCGATTTCTAAAAGAGGCTATGAAGCTTGCCTGCTCGGCGCGAAAGCGCTTGCAATGACCGCTATTGATCTTTTGACTACTAACGCTATGGAAAAAGTGAAGGGGGAATTTAGAAGAAGGTAG
- a CDS encoding C25 family cysteine peptidase, whose product MRKIPFLIVVLLLLSLFSFKSDFVGYSAEGKPKVDAEKDLSDLNLCVFLKIDAKQCLEYNLPSDRYLIVKGKCYDYIACGELGLLTNPGEPSLPGKCWVIELPKGVTNVTVAALGGKYVEVNERVNLKHVPNPRMRIKDFSGATFAPSLKNKSLSNYNSSRFFPGKIISYQIGEDNFHTYLYVKYYPVQYIPKEKKAIIITQARIGIDYDEAASASPRTKALVSEAECLIISPPALYAEAKKLSDFHELNESIPTAIVNTTWIWINYPAASDPPYPGYKDNPPNKDKIKNYNYTLAKKIIAFINDTSAHPNLKYVVLFGKASDVPPSYFWYDENFYNYFGNAYGPYNYWVPTDIFYASPDYDLVPNYQVGRISLNASGSEYEFVVSKLKAWYENCSYEWFKNVSLVAGNCFDGWEFWGELETSHYINLGCMNGMTIKKYYLTDNNNTPEKVRGVYANDSGFIWHDSHGSGDEMWDRTLDGGWMMQIGTKNLTQLPSNSKNPILLSPACMNGAFDPNLMVNDLYGYVQPYSFGMGILNSTAGGIAYIGGSRINFGGWGLHFENGTVVIDQIGYMDGMIGYVIKAYHEGSTTLGNLTTNALKNYLINEDMSFWVNKRTVFALTLLGDPALKIPKQEAGNFYNKPAVNITNPTKIWTDSEGNTIPIIGLNETKINCSTNSSKVKMKIIDPSWSTQKTENITTNNVTHFSFIPNQQGGVCIRCIGDDEKETWVYAAPQKPGKVLVVDPLGKGDRYGRYYEHALNNNHYPYTYWDKYLLGVPDNPTSDEYPVAIFFTADAYGYAVYPEERDWIKRYLDRGGKLLISGQDIGWDANAYGYLGWFNTYLHATYDYDWESNSENVVGVSGDAIGNGLSFTITNDLYPLLPDEVGAISPATPILNYTSNHGGSASIYTAGVKYAGSNKTVYLAFSFETISSESTRNELLERSLRWLVLPDFTLSSADISFEPEEPVENTTVKINITIHNSAAGNLSVPVQLWEGEPSIGKKMGEASASLLPWNSTNISFDWKATPKGLHDIYVTIDYDNVVKEGNETNNNASKTLNVLAGELFTHNFSVGWNLVCIPVTNNYRNAKALIENITWCEAVSKWNLSAQKFEVYKLGSENNFELEAAGGYFVYVTQNSTLNASGTQINITPSLVSKWQCFGVTNNSYPDAEALAQNITGCKAVAYWDNALGRFVVHIKGIGISNFSVKRGVAYLIWRD is encoded by the coding sequence CTGAGGGAAAGCCTAAAGTAGATGCTGAAAAAGACCTATCTGATTTGAACCTTTGTGTTTTTTTAAAAATTGATGCAAAGCAATGTCTCGAATACAACCTTCCTTCAGATCGTTATCTGATTGTTAAGGGCAAATGTTATGATTACATAGCGTGTGGGGAGTTGGGGCTGTTAACAAATCCTGGAGAGCCGTCATTACCAGGAAAGTGCTGGGTCATCGAGCTACCGAAAGGAGTTACGAATGTAACTGTCGCAGCTTTAGGAGGAAAGTATGTAGAGGTCAATGAAAGAGTTAATTTAAAACATGTGCCTAACCCGAGAATGCGAATTAAAGATTTTAGCGGAGCGACGTTTGCGCCAAGCTTAAAAAACAAGAGCTTGTCTAATTATAATTCTTCTCGCTTCTTTCCTGGAAAAATTATTTCCTATCAAATAGGCGAAGATAATTTTCATACATATCTGTACGTAAAATACTATCCTGTTCAGTACATCCCGAAAGAGAAAAAAGCGATAATAATTACCCAGGCGAGAATAGGTATAGATTACGATGAGGCGGCAAGCGCTTCTCCTCGCACAAAAGCATTAGTTAGCGAGGCCGAGTGTCTAATTATTTCTCCACCCGCACTCTACGCTGAGGCAAAAAAACTCTCTGATTTCCACGAATTGAACGAAAGCATACCAACTGCTATAGTGAACACAACGTGGATATGGATTAATTATCCAGCTGCTAGCGACCCACCTTATCCGGGATATAAAGACAACCCGCCAAACAAAGATAAGATCAAAAATTACAATTATACTTTAGCAAAGAAAATCATAGCCTTCATTAATGATACTTCTGCCCATCCGAACCTTAAGTATGTAGTGTTGTTTGGAAAAGCCTCAGATGTTCCACCAAGCTATTTTTGGTATGACGAAAACTTCTATAATTACTTCGGAAATGCCTATGGGCCCTATAATTACTGGGTACCCACAGATATCTTTTATGCATCGCCGGACTACGATCTCGTACCAAACTATCAAGTTGGAAGAATATCTTTGAATGCATCTGGCAGCGAGTACGAGTTTGTAGTAAGTAAGCTAAAAGCATGGTATGAGAACTGCTCCTACGAGTGGTTTAAGAATGTATCTCTTGTTGCTGGCAACTGCTTCGATGGCTGGGAGTTCTGGGGAGAGCTAGAAACAAGCCATTATATAAATCTAGGCTGTATGAACGGTATGACGATAAAAAAATATTATCTCACAGACAATAATAATACTCCTGAAAAAGTTCGCGGTGTGTATGCTAACGATTCTGGTTTTATATGGCATGATTCGCACGGCTCCGGTGACGAAATGTGGGACCGTACTCTGGATGGTGGCTGGATGATGCAAATCGGTACAAAAAACCTTACCCAGCTTCCTTCAAACTCTAAAAACCCTATCCTGCTCTCGCCAGCTTGTATGAACGGCGCTTTTGATCCTAATCTGATGGTGAACGATTTGTACGGCTACGTTCAACCTTATTCTTTCGGTATGGGGATTTTAAATTCTACTGCAGGTGGAATAGCATATATAGGTGGCTCCAGAATAAATTTCGGCGGCTGGGGTTTGCATTTTGAAAACGGGACTGTGGTCATAGATCAAATTGGGTACATGGACGGTATGATAGGCTACGTTATTAAAGCGTATCACGAAGGCAGTACAACGCTTGGCAATCTTACAACAAATGCTCTAAAAAACTATCTAATAAATGAGGATATGAGTTTCTGGGTCAATAAAAGGACTGTATTCGCACTTACTTTGCTTGGAGACCCAGCGCTTAAAATACCAAAACAAGAAGCTGGGAATTTTTATAATAAGCCTGCAGTAAATATTACAAACCCTACTAAGATTTGGACTGACAGTGAAGGAAATACTATCCCAATAATTGGTTTAAACGAAACGAAAATCAATTGTTCTACAAACTCAAGTAAAGTTAAAATGAAGATCATAGACCCAAGCTGGAGCACGCAAAAAACAGAAAACATCACAACTAATAACGTTACCCATTTTAGTTTTATACCTAATCAGCAGGGAGGAGTATGCATAAGATGTATTGGCGATGATGAAAAGGAAACATGGGTTTATGCTGCACCGCAAAAGCCAGGGAAGGTATTAGTTGTCGATCCTCTTGGGAAAGGGGATAGATATGGGAGGTATTATGAGCACGCTCTTAATAACAACCACTACCCATATACTTATTGGGATAAATATCTATTAGGGGTGCCTGATAACCCAACTAGCGATGAGTATCCTGTAGCGATATTCTTCACAGCTGACGCATATGGTTATGCTGTCTATCCAGAAGAAAGAGATTGGATTAAGCGGTATCTCGATAGAGGTGGGAAACTACTTATTAGTGGCCAGGACATAGGGTGGGATGCTAATGCCTACGGCTATCTTGGCTGGTTTAACACATATTTGCACGCTACCTATGACTACGATTGGGAATCAAATAGTGAAAATGTGGTAGGCGTTTCTGGCGATGCTATAGGTAATGGCTTATCTTTCACTATCACAAACGATTTGTACCCTCTGTTGCCAGACGAAGTTGGTGCGATTTCGCCAGCTACACCAATATTAAACTACACATCTAACCATGGAGGTAGTGCTTCAATCTATACTGCAGGTGTAAAATATGCTGGGAGTAACAAAACGGTTTATTTAGCATTTTCCTTTGAAACTATAAGTAGCGAAAGTACTAGAAACGAACTTCTGGAGCGCTCGCTTAGATGGCTTGTGCTGCCTGATTTCACTTTAAGCTCTGCAGATATTTCGTTTGAGCCTGAGGAGCCTGTAGAAAATACTACCGTTAAGATCAACATTACTATTCACAATTCTGCTGCAGGCAATCTCTCAGTACCAGTGCAGTTGTGGGAAGGAGAACCAAGCATCGGTAAAAAGATGGGTGAGGCAAGCGCTTCGCTGCTACCCTGGAACTCAACTAATATTTCATTCGATTGGAAAGCCACACCTAAAGGCCTCCACGATATTTATGTAACCATAGATTATGATAACGTCGTTAAGGAAGGAAACGAGACAAATAATAACGCATCTAAAACTCTTAATGTTTTAGCTGGTGAGCTCTTTACCCATAACTTTTCCGTAGGCTGGAATTTGGTTTGCATACCTGTAACTAATAATTACCGAAATGCAAAAGCTTTGATAGAGAATATTACCTGGTGTGAAGCCGTTTCCAAATGGAATTTATCAGCTCAAAAATTTGAAGTTTATAAGCTCGGCAGTGAAAATAATTTTGAGTTAGAAGCTGCTGGGGGTTACTTTGTTTATGTAACTCAAAATTCTACTCTTAATGCCAGTGGCACGCAAATAAATATTACCCCAAGTCTGGTATCCAAATGGCAATGCTTTGGAGTGACAAATAATAGTTATCCGGATGCCGAAGCGCTAGCTCAAAACATTACAGGTTGTAAAGCAGTAGCTTACTGGGATAATGCGTTGGGGAGGTTCGTCGTACATATCAAAGGCATAGGGATTAGTAATTTCTCGGTGAAACGAGGAGTAGCATATCTTATTTGGCGCGATTGA